A genomic segment from Etheostoma spectabile isolate EspeVRDwgs_2016 chromosome 11, UIUC_Espe_1.0, whole genome shotgun sequence encodes:
- the cox17 gene encoding cytochrome c oxidase copper chaperone, translating into MSTVSAASVESTAVIEAPEKKPLKPCCACPETKKVRDACIIEKGEESCAVLIEAHKDCMRALGFKI; encoded by the exons ATGTCAACCGTGTCTGCCGCCAGCGTGGAGTCTACCGCTGTGATCGAGGCCCCTGAGAAGAAGCCACTGAAACCATGCTGTGCTTGCCCAGAGACAAAGAAAGTCAGGGATGCTTG CATCATtgagaaaggagaagaaagcTGTGCAGTCCTGATTGAGGCTCACAAAGATTGCATGAGGGCACTTGGATTCAAGATTTAA